One window of the Amycolatopsis mediterranei genome contains the following:
- a CDS encoding DUF445 domain-containing protein, with protein sequence MEQLTPAKVTPADPPGGAAGEEEKRRALRKMKLVALSFLLGATLVFLLTSWAQSAGWPGWVGYVRAAAEAGMVGALADWFAVTALFRHPLGLKIPHTAIIPNKKDALGNSLGDFVGSNFLSEEVVRDKLKRVEIARRLGAWLAEPDNAERVTSELATVVRAAVKVLRDEDVQAIMEQAVARRIIDKPWGPPLGKILQGVFADGAHHKLVDLMCDRGYEWVRDNHTTMLRVVSDRAPSWSPKFVDEMLADKVYGEVLSFAWAVKTDVNHPMRLALDKFLGEFAQDLQTDPDVMARAEQVKGQLVHHEEVQRLIGSAWSTAKEMLLTAAEDPSSELRRRVRLGLTSLGQRLSTDDQLRAKADGWVEGAAAYLVKNYSREITTIITDTVERWDAEETSRKIELQVGRDLQFIRINGTVVGALAGLVIYAVAELLF encoded by the coding sequence GTGGAGCAACTGACCCCCGCGAAGGTGACGCCCGCCGACCCACCGGGCGGCGCGGCCGGTGAAGAGGAAAAGCGGCGTGCGCTGCGCAAGATGAAGCTCGTCGCGCTGTCGTTCCTCCTCGGCGCGACGCTCGTGTTCCTGCTGACCAGCTGGGCCCAGTCGGCCGGCTGGCCGGGCTGGGTCGGGTACGTGCGGGCCGCGGCCGAGGCCGGCATGGTCGGCGCGCTGGCCGACTGGTTCGCCGTCACGGCGCTGTTCCGGCACCCGCTCGGGCTGAAGATCCCGCACACGGCGATCATCCCGAACAAGAAGGACGCGCTGGGCAACAGCCTCGGCGACTTCGTCGGCTCGAACTTCCTGTCCGAGGAGGTCGTGCGCGACAAGCTCAAGCGCGTCGAGATCGCCCGGCGCCTCGGCGCCTGGCTCGCCGAGCCGGACAACGCCGAGCGCGTGACGTCCGAGCTGGCCACGGTGGTCCGTGCGGCCGTGAAGGTGCTTCGCGACGAAGACGTCCAGGCGATCATGGAGCAGGCGGTCGCCCGCCGGATCATCGACAAGCCGTGGGGCCCGCCGCTGGGCAAGATCCTGCAGGGCGTGTTCGCCGACGGCGCGCACCACAAGCTCGTGGACCTGATGTGCGACCGCGGCTACGAGTGGGTGCGCGACAACCACACGACGATGCTGCGCGTGGTGTCGGACCGGGCGCCGAGCTGGTCGCCGAAGTTCGTCGACGAGATGCTGGCCGACAAGGTCTACGGCGAGGTGCTGTCCTTCGCCTGGGCGGTCAAGACCGACGTCAACCACCCGATGCGGCTGGCGCTGGACAAGTTCCTCGGCGAGTTCGCCCAGGACCTGCAGACCGACCCGGACGTGATGGCCCGCGCCGAGCAGGTCAAGGGCCAGCTCGTGCACCACGAAGAGGTGCAGCGGCTGATCGGCTCGGCGTGGAGCACGGCCAAGGAGATGCTGCTGACCGCGGCCGAGGACCCGTCGAGCGAGCTGCGCCGGCGCGTCCGGCTCGGGCTCACCTCGCTCGGGCAGCGGCTGAGCACCGACGACCAGCTGCGCGCGAAGGCCGACGGCTGGGTCGAGGGGGCCGCGGCGTACCTCGTGAAGAACTACTCACGGGAGATCACCACGATCATCACCGACACGGTCGAGCGATGGGACGCCGAGGAGACGTCCCGCAAGATCGAGCTCCAGGTGGGCCGCGACCTGCAGTTCATCCGGATCAACGGCACGGTGGTGGGCGCGCTCGCCGGGCTGGTCATCTATGCCGTCGCGGAGCTGCTGTTCTGA
- a CDS encoding CGNR zinc finger domain-containing protein, with product MHTDASLVVEFLNTVNVEEGTDLLEDPGQWREWAAAHALAANQAGEARAARDALRAAIGDPRLPGGRVDVGTRISLTADGPTLVADDVVGAVFAACTRLVVRGDWIRLKICPADTCLWAFYDESRNRSRTWCSMRVCGNREKARGWRARAAAG from the coding sequence GTGCACACCGACGCCTCCCTCGTGGTGGAGTTCCTCAACACGGTCAACGTCGAAGAAGGCACCGACCTGCTCGAAGACCCGGGGCAGTGGCGCGAGTGGGCGGCCGCGCACGCGCTGGCAGCCAATCAGGCCGGCGAAGCCCGTGCGGCGCGGGACGCCCTGCGCGCGGCGATCGGCGACCCACGGCTGCCCGGGGGCCGCGTCGACGTCGGCACCCGGATCTCCCTCACCGCCGACGGGCCGACGCTCGTGGCGGACGACGTCGTGGGCGCGGTGTTCGCGGCCTGCACGCGCCTGGTCGTGCGCGGCGACTGGATCCGGCTGAAGATCTGCCCCGCCGACACCTGCCTGTGGGCGTTCTACGACGAGTCGCGCAACCGCTCGCGGACGTGGTGCTCGATGCGCGTCTGCGGCAACCGCGAGAAGGCGCGTGGCTGGCGCGCCCGCGCCGCCGCGGGCTGA